In one window of uncultured Acetobacteroides sp. DNA:
- a CDS encoding TolC family protein produces MIRLILGLILSGTISANAQEMKLADCWQKAEQTYPRAKDRQEYEQIANLKMSNLKTAYLPRVDANAQATYQSDVTHMDLSNIPIKGLSIASPDKDQYKLTVDLSQLIWDGGQVTASRKLELAGLTADNMQVAVDLYALKGRVTQLFYGIVLKKQQFKIQEALKADLLQKLSKTSSGVRNGAVLKANELLLKAEIVKLNQEMASTESDRKGLVDALAVLVGSTISYSSNFVWDEAPSAGGLRPELELFKSQKARLDVANELYTAKRMPKVSAFGQVGYGKPALNMFNSSFDSFYYVGVKATWNIFDWNSTKRDRQTLRFQQNMVDTRQAMFEQAQKMELAQESKSLSKYENLLITDEELIIAREEVAKLYSVMYDNGAIDAADYVGRQTELKQAELNREMHKVMLAFSRVNVNIINGK; encoded by the coding sequence ATGATTCGATTAATTCTAGGACTCATCTTAAGTGGAACTATCTCTGCCAATGCTCAGGAGATGAAGTTAGCTGATTGCTGGCAAAAAGCAGAGCAGACCTATCCTCGAGCAAAGGATAGGCAGGAATATGAGCAGATTGCCAATTTGAAGATGTCAAATCTGAAAACGGCTTATCTGCCAAGGGTTGATGCTAACGCGCAGGCAACCTACCAATCGGATGTTACCCACATGGATTTGAGCAATATCCCAATTAAAGGTCTTTCGATTGCTTCGCCGGATAAGGATCAGTATAAGCTTACGGTGGATTTGAGCCAGCTGATTTGGGATGGCGGACAGGTTACAGCGTCTAGGAAGCTGGAGTTGGCAGGATTGACTGCCGATAATATGCAAGTTGCTGTCGATTTGTATGCGCTGAAAGGACGTGTTACGCAACTCTTCTATGGAATTGTTCTTAAGAAGCAGCAGTTTAAGATTCAGGAGGCGCTAAAAGCCGATTTGCTGCAGAAGTTAAGCAAAACATCGTCGGGTGTGCGTAATGGGGCTGTGCTTAAGGCAAACGAGCTGCTGCTTAAGGCTGAAATCGTTAAGCTTAATCAGGAAATGGCATCAACGGAAAGTGATAGGAAGGGGCTAGTTGATGCGCTGGCTGTGCTAGTTGGATCAACAATCTCCTATTCTTCCAATTTTGTATGGGATGAGGCTCCATCGGCAGGTGGATTGCGACCTGAACTTGAGCTTTTCAAGTCGCAGAAGGCTCGACTTGATGTGGCTAACGAGCTTTACACTGCAAAGCGAATGCCTAAGGTTTCTGCTTTCGGTCAGGTTGGATATGGTAAACCTGCGCTGAACATGTTCAACAGCAGCTTCGATTCTTTCTACTACGTTGGGGTTAAAGCAACTTGGAACATCTTTGATTGGAATAGCACTAAGCGAGATCGACAGACCTTAAGGTTTCAACAAAACATGGTAGACACCCGTCAAGCGATGTTTGAGCAAGCGCAGAAGATGGAGTTGGCGCAAGAGTCTAAGTCATTATCGAAATATGAGAACCTTTTGATAACTGATGAGGAACTTATTATTGCTCGTGAGGAGGTTGCTAAATTATACTCGGTGATGTACGACAACGGTGCTATCGATGCGGCTGATTATGTAGGTCGTCAGACGGAACTGAAGCAGGCAGAGCTCAATCGCGAGATGCATAAGGTTATGCTTGCTTTTAGTAGGGTAAATGTCAATATTATTAATGGTAAATAG
- a CDS encoding HlyD family efflux transporter periplasmic adaptor subunit, which yields MRAYIVVAAIAVAALTGCNGGNEKNDAYGNFEAVEVVVSSEVNGLITSASVVEGNEVGVGQVLCTIDSLQNRLRIDQMQGMKEATQSKVGTIEAQIAVLQAQKQTADKDYARISAMLKDGAATQRDYDNVSGQLNVINRQIAQAKSQLAGIQGELKSLTSQESQVADLVTKSVVKSPIAGTILDKYIEKGELAVPGKQLYKIADTKTLVLKVYVSGSLLPKVVVGKKVAVYIDKDKKSDEKLEGVVTWVSPQAEFTPKIIQTKEERVDLVYAVKVNVPNDGRLKIGMPGSVVF from the coding sequence ATGAGAGCTTATATAGTGGTAGCCGCAATAGCGGTAGCAGCATTGACTGGATGCAATGGCGGAAATGAGAAAAATGATGCCTACGGTAATTTTGAGGCTGTTGAAGTGGTTGTTTCCTCGGAGGTTAATGGACTAATTACTTCGGCTTCGGTTGTAGAGGGAAACGAAGTTGGCGTAGGTCAGGTTCTTTGCACGATAGACTCGTTGCAGAATAGGTTAAGGATCGATCAAATGCAAGGAATGAAGGAGGCAACTCAATCGAAGGTTGGGACTATTGAAGCGCAGATCGCCGTGCTTCAAGCACAGAAGCAGACTGCTGATAAAGATTACGCCCGAATCTCTGCAATGCTAAAGGATGGAGCCGCAACTCAGCGCGATTACGATAATGTTAGCGGGCAATTGAATGTAATAAACCGACAAATTGCACAAGCCAAGAGCCAGCTGGCAGGAATTCAAGGAGAACTAAAAAGCCTCACCTCGCAGGAGTCGCAGGTTGCCGATTTGGTTACGAAGTCGGTGGTTAAATCGCCAATTGCAGGAACGATTCTCGATAAGTACATCGAAAAGGGAGAACTGGCTGTTCCTGGTAAGCAACTCTATAAGATTGCAGATACCAAGACGCTGGTGCTAAAGGTGTACGTTTCGGGCTCGCTTCTTCCAAAGGTGGTGGTTGGTAAGAAGGTTGCAGTTTACATCGATAAGGATAAGAAATCTGACGAGAAGTTGGAGGGCGTTGTAACCTGGGTTTCGCCACAGGCTGAGTTTACTCCAAAGATCATCCAAACCAAGGAGGAACGGGTTGATTTGGTTTACGCCGTTAAGGTTAATGTACCCAACGATGGTAGATTGAAGATTGGAATGCCTGGTAGTGTGGTATTCTAG
- a CDS encoding ABC transporter ATP-binding protein, which yields MIALSIENIRKHFGEVEALKGVSLSIEQGELFGIIGPDGAGKTTLFRLIASLLLPSSGKITALGLDSVKDYKQIRKMVGYMPGRFSLYPDLTVAENLNFFASVFGTTIEENYDLIKPVFKMLEPFKDRPAGKLSGGMKQKLALSCALIHKPELLLLDEPTTGVDAVSRKEFWEMLKMLEQHGITIVVSTPYMDEASLCDRVALIQSGEILKVDKPSAIIRDFSKPLYALPTVNIYASIKALRAMPEVESAFAFGQNVHVVLKNENARASVEQKLAECGIAQPLQPTEATIEDCFMDLMVSVK from the coding sequence ATGATAGCACTCAGCATAGAGAATATCAGAAAGCATTTTGGCGAGGTGGAAGCGCTGAAAGGTGTTTCGTTGAGCATAGAACAGGGGGAACTATTTGGGATAATTGGTCCAGATGGTGCCGGCAAGACTACCTTGTTTCGGTTGATTGCCTCGCTTCTGCTTCCTTCGTCGGGGAAGATAACTGCACTCGGGCTCGATTCGGTGAAGGACTACAAGCAGATTCGAAAGATGGTGGGCTATATGCCCGGAAGGTTCTCGCTTTATCCCGACCTGACGGTTGCGGAGAATCTCAACTTCTTCGCATCGGTTTTCGGGACAACCATAGAGGAAAACTACGACCTGATTAAGCCTGTGTTTAAAATGTTAGAGCCATTTAAAGACAGGCCTGCAGGAAAGCTCTCGGGGGGAATGAAGCAGAAGCTAGCCCTCTCCTGTGCGCTGATCCATAAACCTGAATTGCTGCTGCTCGATGAGCCTACAACGGGCGTCGATGCTGTATCGCGAAAGGAGTTTTGGGAAATGCTTAAAATGCTAGAGCAGCATGGCATCACCATTGTAGTTTCGACGCCGTACATGGACGAGGCAAGCCTTTGCGATAGGGTTGCGCTCATTCAGTCGGGTGAGATCCTTAAGGTCGATAAGCCTTCTGCCATTATAAGAGATTTTAGCAAGCCGCTCTACGCTCTTCCAACGGTAAACATATACGCATCAATTAAGGCGTTGCGGGCGATGCCCGAGGTGGAAAGCGCATTCGCTTTTGGACAGAACGTACACGTTGTGCTGAAGAACGAAAATGCCAGAGCGAGCGTTGAGCAGAAGCTCGCAGAATGCGGAATCGCTCAACCCTTACAGCCAACCGAGGCGACCATCGAGGACTGCTTTATGGATTTGATGGTCTCGGTTAAGTAG
- a CDS encoding endonuclease domain-containing protein, whose product MDNSGYNKKLKSFANSLRHNMTKAEACLWKYALGNRQMMGLQFRRQRPILSYIADFVCLELKLVIEVDGYSHQLEEVHLRDMKKEDDLRNAGFRILRFSDNEVLNHIQMVKEEIERTIISVKGET is encoded by the coding sequence ATGGACAACTCGGGCTATAATAAAAAGCTGAAATCGTTTGCCAATAGCTTGCGGCATAACATGACTAAGGCAGAAGCTTGTCTTTGGAAGTACGCTTTGGGCAATAGGCAAATGATGGGCTTACAGTTTCGAAGGCAGCGTCCTATTCTTAGCTACATTGCCGATTTTGTATGCCTTGAATTGAAGCTAGTTATTGAGGTTGATGGCTACTCTCATCAGCTAGAGGAGGTCCATCTTCGTGATATGAAAAAGGAAGACGATCTTCGAAATGCAGGGTTCCGAATTCTTCGATTTTCCGATAACGAGGTGTTAAATCACATTCAAATGGTAAAAGAGGAGATTGAACGAACGATTATAAGTGTAAAGGGGGAGACTTAA